In a genomic window of Aeromonas veronii:
- a CDS encoding chemotaxis protein, which produces MTSKANQSQGMLLFHLSAKQSFAIGTLKVKEIVPYTQLTAMPHSHPTVLGAANMRGSTIPVIDMAMAVGYRAISKAEMPHCFIIITDCRRTLVGFLVRGIDKITECNWRDIESPPAALGHNVFVTGVTRVNDQLIQLLDVELILSRVYPDDPSHLYPVLTDVQRERIKPMRILLVDDSSVARRQLMAALDYINIPYEVCTNGKDALTLMQQRASQKSPIDILVSDIEMPGLDGYELAFEVQSNSKLAGAYIILHTSLSSEISVERAYQVGAHEALTKFEANELIQAMLRGAEHHDRLLK; this is translated from the coding sequence ATGACGAGCAAAGCCAATCAATCCCAGGGCATGTTGCTGTTTCACCTTTCGGCCAAACAATCCTTTGCCATCGGCACCCTCAAGGTGAAGGAGATAGTGCCCTACACCCAGCTGACGGCAATGCCGCACTCGCACCCGACTGTGCTGGGGGCCGCCAATATGCGTGGCTCCACCATTCCGGTGATCGATATGGCGATGGCCGTAGGTTATCGCGCCATCAGTAAGGCGGAGATGCCCCACTGCTTCATCATCATCACCGACTGCCGCCGCACCCTGGTAGGCTTTCTGGTACGGGGCATCGACAAGATCACCGAGTGCAACTGGCGCGATATCGAGTCACCGCCCGCCGCCCTCGGCCACAATGTGTTCGTGACCGGTGTGACCCGGGTCAATGACCAACTGATCCAGCTGCTAGATGTGGAGCTGATCCTCTCCCGGGTCTATCCGGATGATCCGAGCCACCTCTATCCGGTGCTGACCGATGTGCAGCGGGAACGGATCAAACCGATGCGGATCCTGCTGGTCGATGACTCCTCGGTCGCTCGCCGTCAGCTGATGGCAGCGCTGGACTACATCAATATCCCCTATGAGGTCTGCACCAATGGCAAGGATGCACTGACTCTGATGCAGCAGCGGGCAAGCCAGAAGAGCCCCATCGACATTCTGGTAAGCGATATCGAGATGCCGGGGCTCGATGGCTATGAGCTGGCCTTCGAGGTACAGAGCAACAGCAAACTGGCGGGGGCCTACATCATTCTGCACACCTCGCTCTCCAGCGAGATCAGTGTGGAGCGAGCCTATCAGGTGGGTGCCCATGAGGCACTGACCAAGTTCGAGGCCAACGAGCTGATCCAGGCCATGCTGCGCGGCGCTGAACATCACGATCGCCTGCTGAAATAA
- a CDS encoding hydrolase: MLTESHFHAPWWARNPHLQTILPKWLRRTPARFVAERFELQDGDFVDLAWSGEVSLDERPLVVVFHGLEGSIHSHYAKGLFGHLQQEGNEAVLMHFRGCSGEPNRQLQAYHSGAIGDAQELIAELSQRFPGKPLIAIGFSLGGNMLVNLLARACPAALQAAVVVSAPLQLASCAERVNQGFSKVYQNYLLRTMRHNLLSKIRQQQQASERWQPRQVEQIATLRDFDEQVTAPLHGFHSASHYYQSCSGLPLLRQIPIPTLVIHAADDPFMSHAVIPRPEQLSPTVCYELSQRGGHVGFLHGTPWRPRFWLDERISRWIAEQHHSATQN, encoded by the coding sequence ATGCTGACCGAGAGCCACTTCCACGCCCCCTGGTGGGCCCGTAATCCTCATCTGCAGACCATATTGCCCAAGTGGCTGCGCCGCACGCCTGCCCGTTTTGTCGCGGAGCGGTTTGAACTGCAGGATGGGGACTTTGTCGACCTCGCCTGGAGCGGGGAGGTCAGCCTTGACGAGCGGCCATTGGTGGTGGTGTTTCACGGGTTGGAGGGGAGCATTCACTCCCACTATGCCAAGGGATTGTTCGGCCATCTGCAGCAAGAGGGCAACGAGGCGGTGCTGATGCACTTTCGCGGTTGCAGTGGCGAGCCCAATCGCCAGCTGCAGGCCTATCACTCCGGCGCCATCGGTGATGCGCAGGAGCTGATTGCCGAGCTGAGCCAGCGCTTTCCGGGCAAACCGCTGATCGCCATCGGCTTCTCACTTGGCGGCAATATGCTGGTCAATCTGCTGGCGCGGGCCTGCCCCGCAGCACTGCAGGCGGCAGTGGTGGTCTCGGCCCCGCTGCAACTGGCGAGCTGCGCCGAGCGAGTCAATCAGGGCTTCTCGAAGGTCTATCAGAACTATCTGCTACGCACCATGCGCCACAACCTGCTCAGCAAGATACGCCAGCAGCAGCAAGCAAGTGAACGCTGGCAACCCCGACAAGTGGAGCAAATTGCTACCCTGCGTGATTTTGACGAGCAAGTCACCGCCCCCCTGCACGGCTTTCACAGCGCCAGCCACTACTACCAGAGCTGCTCCGGTCTGCCGCTGCTGCGCCAAATCCCGATCCCGACCCTGGTCATCCACGCCGCCGACGATCCCTTTATGTCACACGCGGTCATTCCCCGACCGGAACAACTCTCGCCCACGGTGTGCTATGAGTTGAGCCAGCGTGGCGGCCATGTCGGCTTTCTGCACGGCACGCCCTGGCGGCCACGGTTCTGGCTGGATGAGCGGATCAGCCGCTGGATTGCCGAACAGCATCACTCTGCGACGCAGAACTGA